TTTGCCCTGATCTGGTAACTGTGGAAGTGGCTCCTAGAGTACCCTGAAGGGAATAATGCTCAATTTTAGTAGCACGTtgcttcagctctgctgggaaaTATTTGTCCTTGTAAAGTGACAAACTCTTCTCAAACTTCTCTTAAGCGGTGCTTTTCCTAACACCCTCTCCAGCACCTCTTTAGTGAAGTTTGGGCCAGCTAAATGAGGGACAGCCCTCTCCTTGGGGAGTGTTAGTCAGAAGCCTGTCAGCACTTTGTCTCCTCAGGGATCTTTTCCAAGCCCAATCATGCCAAGATGTCTTACCCTGCCGCTCAGCTAACCAGCTCCCTGCCACTGCTCCTCATCTGCGACAACATCCGAGATCCAGGAAACCTGGGGACTATTCTGAgatctgcagcaggagcaggctgtgagAAAGTGCTGCTCACCAAAGGTAAGAGCCTTtccctggggggaaaaaaaagtttagtttGAGTAATTTGGGGGTAAGGCAGGGAATAAGAGGTGCTTGAAGATGTTGTTCCCAGGAGTTTGTAAGCAGCGCCCAGCCCAGACATGATTTGCCGcgggaagcagcagctgctgaaccCGTCTTTGTGGGAGCCGCTGCAGTGTCGCcgttttcctcccttccctctcagGCTGTGTGGATCCCTGGGAGCCAAAGGTGCTCCGTGCAGGCATGGGAGCTCACTTCCGTCTGCCCATCGTTGCCAACCTGGACTGGGAATCTGTTCCCAGCAACCTTCCTGCCGGCGTCCAGGTCTGTGTGGCCGACAACAAAGACCCAGGTGCTCAGGCTGAGACCGCGTCCACATCGAGGGGAGCTGGCGGGGCTGGCTATGCTCCCGGCAACCCAAAGGCTCCTGTGAAATCCAAACCCAAGGCTGCTCTCGAGCACGAGGACGAGGAGGGAGCGGCGGGTGTCTGCGTCCCAGAGCTGGCTGCGCAGTATTACTACGAGAACTGGACACAGACTCCTGTGGCAGTGGTGATCGGCGGAGAGACCCACGGTCTGAGCCCAGACGCGCTTCACCTCGCAGCCAGCACGGGGGGGAAGAGACTGGTCATTCCCGTGGTGCCAGGCGTGGACAGCTTAAACTCCGCTATAGCTGCTGGCATTGTGCTGTTTGAGGGGAAGAGACAGTTGCTGCAGCGGCTCAAGCAGGAAGACAAAAGGCAGAAGTTCCCTGTGGTGGGCTAAACTGCTGAGGTCTGGGTGCTGAAGAAACATCTTTTCCCTTTGGCACGCTGTAGAGTTAATAAAATTGCAGTTCAGGCTGTTTGGTTTGCAGTAAATCGGTATTAAACGGCTCTGGCAGCGGCGGAGCTGTGCCTGGATGAGTGCGTGACTCCTGGGTGAGCCCGTGGGTGCTCCGGCCGCATGGTGATGCTAGTGAGAAGGGAAAGGCTGGCGGGTGCAGGCCCTCACCCTGCGGGcagccagctccctgctgcctggctTTCCCACTCCCTCCCGTtgacagccctgggcagggctcCTCCGGGCCCACCCGGCAGACCCGGGGAGGcctcagctccctccctgcgGCATCAGGGTGCAGCAGCCGCCGCAGCATTTGTGCCGGCCCGGCCAGGATGCCGCTGACAAGGCGTGTCCGTTCTCTCGCAGCCCCGGGCTGCGcggcctggctgctgctggtgcttttGGGGTCAGAAAGGGCAAATAGCGGCCACCTGCATGGGTCCTGCCTGTGCTTACCCAAACCCTGTGCACCAATAGGCAATGAGAGCGGCAcaacccccctgctgtgggtaccagctgtggtgtggggtgCCCAAGCTCCGGCACTCGTGACCATGCCGCTGGCGGTGGCTGTCCCCACACAGCCGCCTGGGCACCGCTCGATCTGGCAGCTGGGTCTTGGCGCGGATGAATTATGAACGCAGGAGGGAAAGGGTGGGAAGGGAGTGGTGGGCACTGCCGCTCACTGCGCCTGTCCCTCAGAGGGGAACGGGCACCGGGCCCTAGGGAAGAAGATGCTGGGGCCTGTCTGTGCATCCCCAAGGGCAACAAGCCGGCTCACAGCAATCCACCTCCGTGAATCCAGGATGTGTCACACGGCCCTGGTCACACTGGAGGCTCTTGCGCAGGCTGCCCAATGCTCTCCGCATCGCTGGCAGCTGCATCTTGACGGCTGCGCATTTAAAAATGCCTCCTCTACTCCGGCTGCAAGTCACACAACCAGCTGCTTAGTGCCAGCCCACTCTCTGCTGGCTCCAGTTTCCCTTTACcacattgaaataatttatagtATCTGCTCGAGAAATAACCCAGAGGGTCAGCCTCTTCCATGCCCCAGCCCTTGTATCCGAGCAGTGTGCAGCGCTGCCTGGGCTGGGTGTGCTGTGCCACAGCTGTGTTACCTCAAGCCTGAAACTGCTCCAGCTGAGCAATTCCATCTCCAGAgcctggctccagccctgggctcATCAAATTGACCCTAAATGACTCAATTCTCAGGCAGAAAATTGCTGCTTTGAGCCAATTCCTACTGAGCAGCTACCAGAGCGGCTGTGGCAGTGCTGAGCTCGCTAGGAGCCCAAAACCATGCCATCAGGAGGGGAATACAGGTTCtccctctttaaaaaattaGCCGCTGCTACATGACCAAATGTTACAGACCCCAGGGTCTTTCAAACCACAAACCCACCGCgattgcccccccccccccccaaaaacgAACAGGCACCCGCTGAGCACAGGGTGGCAGCGGGGGCTGGAAGGAACGCTGTCCAGCCAGGCACAGCTCACTGCATGAGCCCTTAACCCTACAGCAGATAACTCACCAAAAAAGGCTATTTCCTCCAAAATCTCCAGTAAAGGGGGAATACAGGTGAATTTAGGGTTAATTTAGGGTAGGTTGCTCCCAGCCCAACACCCAGGGAGCTCCCAGCGCTGCTGCCAGCGTGCTCACGCCGgctcctgcccccggcccaGCCACACGCAGccccctccagctgcccctgccctccccagctcaGGGACCTGCGAGCCGGGCAGCGCTCccgctcctccagcagctccccagtTAATCACCGCCGAACACGAGCGCCTCTGAAACGTGCAAAACACAGGGTGGATTTATACAGTTCCTGCCTTGCCGAGCTGGCGGcttttcccagctcctgccagggTGGGTTGCTGCAGCAGCGATAAAAGGGGAGAGGCCGTGATCCTGCCATCACTGACTAACGagctgaaagggaaaagcagtggCTTGCACAACACCCGCTATTCAGCGCACACCGCGCACGCCTCCGGGACACCACCTTCCCAGCGCTGGCGGCAGAAACCATCACAGCCGCTGCTGCGTCCCACAAGAGCCGGGGGGACCCTCGCttgggggagcgggggggctgCGAGCAGAGCccatggggtgggtgggcgcggcgcggggcagcggggccgtgCTCCCCAATCTGTGGTGTCTCCAAATAGCTCATGGGAGTCACTGTCCCACGGGGAATAGCCATGGGACGGACACACGCGCAATCCCGGCTCAGCCACCGCAGCGCTGGGAGCTGCCGGCACCGACACCTACCCCATGGGGTCTGGTTGCGGGGGGCTCCTCCTGCCGCACGGGTCCCAGGTGCACTCCCTCTCCCCGACGGCAGGACACGGCAATCGGCATCTCCGGGGACGAGGTTATTATAACGGTTTTATTACAAAGTTCCAATCACCATGTACAGTTTTTACAATGTCACTTTTCAGGGGCTCGGCTGTGCTGCTTGGGTTAAGgagggattttttgtttgtttggggctttttttggttattttttaaagaacagcacCATTAACGTTGGGTTTGGGACACACCTACGAAAAACAGCTCAATCAACTAACACAGAGGGGAGAGGACAATTCATACCAGAGAGAAGGGGGCGAGAGGGCACAGGGAGAGCACAAGGGAGAGACAAGAGAGGCGAGGGCAGCCCGGTGGTGGTCCTGGGAGGGAACATCCACCCGTTGCAGGCAGGCGACCCCCCGACACGCACAGCCAGCGCCGCCTAAGGCTGTCGGTGcttggggtgggaggtgggaaACCCACCTGGAAGGATCTCGCTCCCAGGAGGAAGAGCTCAGCTGCGCCGGTCTTTCAGAGGTTGTCAGCAGTTAAGACTTTGTCTTGGCCTCGTTAGGGCACTCGCGTGGGAAAGGAGGACGGGCCAGGGGCAAAGGGGACAGTTTCCTTATTGCTTCCTTCAAGTCACTTAGTCAGCAGGGGTGgtaggaaaggaaagaaaggggagaaggagaagaaaagagccCCGAGAACCCCATCCACTGCCTGATGCATACGTTGGGAAGAACACCATGCAAAAAGATTTGCCTGCTAGCTAGTGCCATGTATAAAGTAACGATACGGTAACAGTTCTGGCCTGGTTATTAGAGAATATATCACCATGAAGCACAAGCGAAGTCTCCAAACGCCAACGACTCCCTGCTGAAAGTGCATCTCAAGGAGTTTGCTTAGGAGAAGGATTCACTGCGTAAAACAAGGCACCACAAGGAGGTTGGATACTGGGTCGGGCGTGAGGACACGCTGGAGAATCCACGAGTGGCGGAAGAGAGACCTAGTTTTAAATAACGTCTGTTGGCGCAGAAGCCCCCTTAGATGGGCTCGGGTTTTAGCTTGTCTGCTAGAAAGTCGCTGACAAAGGCTTCCACGATCTCGGGCGTGATCTCCTCCACATCCATCACATACTTGGCCCGGGCCGACATGTCCAGGATGGTGAGCAGGGGCGCAGCCTCGGGCAGGTTGGTGTAATCCCGCAGGGAGTCGGTCATGTCGTCCTGGAGGCCAaaatgagagggagagaggagccatcagcagagccaggacaaCCAGGAGCAGTTTGCCGCTTCCACACCACGGTCCTGCCCACAAGTTATCTCCCAAGGGTTTGGGCCTTGCACCAGCATTGCAGGACCACGAGCGCAGCAGGCAGCACCCGccttgctgcctgctctgcccgtGGTTCGTGTCAAAACCAAACCGGGCTGATTTATGCCAGGCTGGGGTGGGACCACGCGCCCCTCCAACCCTCTCCATGCGGGGCACAGCTCCCAGCACCCTCAGGCTGCCCCAGGCCACCCCAGAGCCTCTGGGGCAGGAGCAATTTCGGCAACCACAGCTCAGGAGCTGGGGACAAGTGCTGAATGTGGGGACTCGCCAGCcttctgccagcacagcagtgGCCTCGCCGTTTGCTGGGGCAGATGCCGAAGGGACCTGgagcaaatgaagaaatggGAATGGGACGGAGGTCCGTGCTTTGAGCCAACGCCAAAACCCCACCAGCGGGTCCAAGCACAAAAGCCACGGGGCTCCCTAGCAGCGAGCTGCTCACCGGGGGAGCGGGCTGCCTTCCCTTTGGCCAGGAACAGCTCTgggcaaaggggaaaaatgaattCGGCTCTGCCACGGCTGTGCAACGCAAAAGCCGGCGCTGGGGCGATTCATCTCCCGCTCCTGGCCATTATGAGTGGCATCTGAAACGGGGCGTTCCTCT
This window of the Pelecanus crispus isolate bPelCri1 chromosome 12, bPelCri1.pri, whole genome shotgun sequence genome carries:
- the MRM3 gene encoding rRNA methyltransferase 3, mitochondrial, whose product is MAALRRLAARLGRSLLRAGGPREAAVGRRGVRALRRSPVRVLPPQKERGAAAEAQQSPRERPPPPPPAVERSPAGPGLWYEKAAAGDRRLGKVVTIAKSKKFRDHHGKVLLEGHRLIKDALEAGAVLQTLFFSTVGHLKELPEAELKRANLVKVKFEDIKSWSDLITPQGLIGIFSKPNHAKMSYPAAQLTSSLPLLLICDNIRDPGNLGTILRSAAGAGCEKVLLTKGCVDPWEPKVLRAGMGAHFRLPIVANLDWESVPSNLPAGVQVCVADNKDPGAQAETASTSRGAGGAGYAPGNPKAPVKSKPKAALEHEDEEGAAGVCVPELAAQYYYENWTQTPVAVVIGGETHGLSPDALHLAASTGGKRLVIPVVPGVDSLNSAIAAGIVLFEGKRQLLQRLKQEDKRQKFPVVG